Proteins from one Prochlorococcus marinus CUG1435 genomic window:
- a CDS encoding ribokinase translates to MIVEKNNKFEDYKFKKGNLKFAVVGHVEWINFLKVDQLPKPGVISHSKKSLEYPAGGGSIIVKTLSDLTLNQIHFFTSLGNDDYGDKCFKILSNMGINLHVAWRDKPTRRGFSLIDSQGERAITVIGERLAPTHKDNLEWNILKKMDGVFITASDSEIFKMARSASILCTTPRVGLDTINNSNVLLDGLIGSNLDPGEVFSFSELSLKPKYTFKTEGEKGGIIFPGGRYKALKNKKLKVDSYGCGDSFAAGILYGMASKWDIDKSLNLAKIMGRDASEFFGPYANSDAK, encoded by the coding sequence ATGATTGTTGAAAAGAATAATAAATTTGAAGACTATAAATTTAAAAAAGGAAATTTAAAATTTGCTGTGGTTGGTCATGTTGAGTGGATAAATTTCTTAAAGGTCGATCAATTACCAAAACCCGGAGTCATTTCTCATTCTAAAAAGTCCCTTGAGTATCCAGCTGGTGGTGGCTCTATTATCGTGAAAACACTTTCTGATTTAACTTTAAACCAAATTCATTTTTTTACTTCATTAGGTAATGATGATTATGGAGATAAGTGTTTCAAGATTCTCTCAAATATGGGAATTAATTTGCATGTAGCTTGGCGTGATAAACCAACTAGAAGAGGATTTAGTTTAATTGACTCTCAAGGTGAAAGAGCAATAACGGTTATTGGAGAAAGGTTAGCTCCAACTCATAAAGACAATTTAGAATGGAACATTTTAAAAAAGATGGACGGAGTTTTTATTACTGCATCTGATTCAGAGATTTTTAAAATGGCTAGATCAGCTTCAATACTGTGTACAACACCAAGGGTAGGATTAGATACAATAAATAATTCAAATGTTCTTTTAGATGGATTAATAGGGAGTAATCTTGATCCGGGAGAAGTTTTTTCTTTTTCTGAATTATCGTTAAAACCCAAATATACTTTCAAAACAGAAGGAGAGAAGGGAGGCATAATATTCCCAGGAGGAAGATATAAGGCTCTTAAAAACAAAAAATTAAAGGTTGATTCTTATGGATGTGGCGATTCTTTTGCTGCTGGGATTCTTTATGGAATGGCATCTAAATGGGATATAGATAAAAGTTTAAATCTTGCTAAAATAATGGGAAGAGATGCCAGTGAATTTTTCGGGCCATATGCAAATAGTGATGCAAAATAA
- a CDS encoding pentapeptide repeat-containing protein produces the protein MKFFRFLKYFLSITFSFLVLSSPVFAGANVAVKGEGDEVPSYVRSNITGYNFHGEDLHLSSIAGAVARDADFSDVDLHGTTLTLSDLKGSNLNGIDLTDTLSDRVNFQKTDLRNAVLINMIASGSSFAGAQIEGADFSYAILDSEDQRNLCEIADGINPTTGVSTRESLECS, from the coding sequence ATGAAATTTTTTAGGTTTTTAAAATATTTTTTATCCATAACTTTTTCTTTCTTAGTGTTATCTTCTCCAGTTTTTGCTGGGGCGAATGTTGCTGTTAAAGGAGAAGGAGATGAAGTACCAAGTTATGTAAGATCTAACATTACAGGATATAATTTCCATGGAGAGGATCTTCATTTGTCTTCTATAGCTGGAGCAGTGGCAAGAGACGCAGACTTTAGTGATGTTGATTTACATGGGACAACCTTAACCCTATCTGATTTAAAAGGATCTAATTTAAATGGAATAGACCTGACCGATACTCTTTCTGATCGAGTTAATTTCCAAAAAACAGATCTTAGAAATGCTGTTTTAATAAATATGATCGCCTCAGGTAGCAGTTTTGCGGGAGCTCAAATAGAAGGAGCAGATTTTTCTTACGCTATTCTTGACAGCGAAGACCAAAGAAATCTTTGTGAAATTGCTGATGGGATCAATCCAACAACAGGCGTTTCAACAAGAGAAAGTCTTGAGTGTAGTTAG
- a CDS encoding HNH endonuclease produces the protein MFELISYEKFRDTKDVRFFDISVNESNYRDLVIHSGPATSPPNDEDFNNWQFYIHHNQEDNLLAISGGRTFFLVNFGWDYPFYKVRLESCGYILRIPRGTFHRSVSDKNGSIVLNQAIRDEGGTVESEFKVTNSKDNKKLLDCITNLEPRFKIYSVK, from the coding sequence ATGTTTGAATTGATAAGTTATGAAAAATTTCGCGATACAAAAGATGTCAGATTTTTTGATATTAGTGTTAATGAATCAAATTATAGAGATCTAGTTATTCACAGTGGTCCTGCAACTAGTCCTCCAAATGATGAAGATTTTAATAATTGGCAATTTTACATACATCACAATCAAGAAGATAATCTATTAGCTATCTCTGGGGGTAGAACTTTTTTTCTTGTCAATTTTGGTTGGGATTATCCTTTTTATAAAGTTAGATTAGAATCTTGTGGATATATTTTAAGGATACCTAGAGGAACTTTTCATAGATCGGTATCTGATAAAAACGGTTCCATCGTTTTAAATCAAGCTATTAGAGATGAAGGCGGTACAGTTGAATCTGAATTCAAAGTTACCAATAGCAAAGATAACAAAAAACTTCTAGATTGTATAACTAATTTAGAGCCTAGATTTAAAATTTATAGTGTTAAATAA
- a CDS encoding transglutaminase family protein, with amino-acid sequence MRIKYIHKLEYKYEDPVQLGEHRLCIRPRSNGFQKLKNFELKITPEPEIIYPLLAASGEEINRIRFNGLTDNLIIESISEVETIKHPNIIDGVKNRDLTLPFCRSIINRDLQGALEGWMPNGQHDPSAVELAQEALAGSINNALSFTYQLIEIIQDRVKYTKRHTGPAWPASRTLRERIGSCRDLAMLMVEACRSIGIPSRFVSGYNFEDPLPSELDLHAWAELYIPGAGWRGFDPSGKGLIDDRYLTLVSSSKSNLTSVITGNFIGKNNLENTLTWEIKPLEIK; translated from the coding sequence ATGAGAATTAAATACATTCACAAACTTGAATATAAATACGAAGACCCTGTTCAATTAGGCGAGCATAGATTATGTATAAGACCAAGATCAAATGGCTTCCAAAAACTTAAGAATTTTGAATTAAAAATAACCCCAGAACCAGAAATTATTTATCCATTACTTGCTGCTAGCGGAGAAGAGATTAATAGAATCAGATTCAATGGATTAACAGATAATTTAATTATTGAATCAATCAGCGAAGTTGAAACTATAAAACATCCAAATATTATTGATGGAGTTAAAAATAGAGATTTAACATTACCTTTTTGTAGAAGCATTATTAACAGAGATTTACAGGGAGCATTAGAGGGATGGATGCCAAATGGACAACACGATCCCTCTGCCGTAGAACTTGCCCAAGAAGCCTTAGCAGGAAGCATTAATAACGCATTATCATTTACCTACCAACTTATAGAGATTATTCAAGATCGAGTTAAATATACCAAAAGACATACTGGTCCAGCATGGCCGGCTAGCAGAACACTTAGAGAGCGTATAGGTTCATGCAGAGATTTAGCAATGCTGATGGTTGAGGCTTGCAGGTCTATAGGTATCCCAAGTAGGTTTGTAAGTGGTTATAATTTTGAAGATCCGCTGCCCTCTGAGTTGGATTTACACGCTTGGGCTGAATTATATATTCCAGGTGCTGGTTGGAGAGGTTTTGATCCAAGCGGAAAAGGATTAATAGATGATAGATATTTAACATTGGTATCCTCCTCAAAATCTAATTTAACCTCTGTAATTACAGGAAACTTTATAGGAAAAAATAATTTAGAAAATACTTTAACCTGGGAAATCAAACCTCTTGAAATTAAATAA
- a CDS encoding alpha-E domain-containing protein encodes MLLSRVAESLYWINRYLERAENISRFVEVSEAMSLDCPPGSAEPWLPLIDASSDRESFDKRFPEKKPDDVINFLIRDRLNPNSIISCVQMARENARQIRDVMTTEMWEQINILYWNMQEGEAIWNKPRQEQLSEIRRECQLFYGITDATLSKDLAWRFSILGRLIERADKTSRILDVKYYLLLPSLDELGGVLDELQWIALLRSAGAYQMFRKAVQNSIKPNSVARFLLLDPIFPRSVRYCLDGISNTLKTIDTSPSTENPSELECMRGLLKAKWSYIRIEDIINDGLHEAIDSLQMDLNKLNDLIQEKYFIN; translated from the coding sequence ATGCTTTTGAGTCGTGTAGCAGAATCCCTTTATTGGATCAATCGTTATTTAGAACGTGCAGAGAACATATCTCGTTTCGTGGAAGTTAGTGAAGCAATGTCATTAGATTGTCCGCCAGGAAGTGCAGAACCTTGGCTCCCCTTAATTGATGCTTCAAGTGATAGAGAATCTTTTGATAAAAGATTCCCAGAGAAAAAACCTGATGACGTTATTAATTTTTTAATAAGAGATCGTTTAAACCCAAACAGTATAATTTCTTGCGTTCAAATGGCTAGAGAAAATGCAAGACAAATCAGAGATGTCATGACCACCGAAATGTGGGAACAGATAAATATTTTATATTGGAATATGCAAGAAGGAGAGGCAATATGGAATAAACCAAGGCAAGAACAATTAAGTGAAATAAGGAGGGAATGTCAGCTTTTTTATGGAATTACAGATGCGACGCTAAGCAAAGACCTCGCCTGGAGATTTAGCATTCTTGGAAGATTGATTGAAAGAGCTGACAAAACATCAAGAATTTTAGATGTTAAATACTATTTACTTCTACCCAGCTTAGATGAGCTTGGAGGAGTTCTTGATGAGCTGCAATGGATTGCACTTTTACGCTCAGCTGGAGCTTATCAAATGTTTAGGAAAGCAGTGCAAAATTCTATAAAGCCTAATTCAGTTGCGAGATTTCTTTTACTTGATCCAATTTTTCCGAGATCAGTAAGATACTGTCTTGATGGGATAAGTAATACACTTAAAACGATAGATACCTCACCATCTACTGAAAATCCTTCAGAATTAGAATGCATGAGAGGTTTGCTTAAAGCAAAGTGGAGTTATATCAGAATTGAAGATATAATCAATGATGGTTTACATGAGGCAATCGATTCATTGCAAATGGATTTAAATAAATTGAATGATCTCATTCAAGAAAAATATTTTATTAATTAA
- a CDS encoding circularly permuted type 2 ATP-grasp protein: MKNMFSSYQPKNSFDEYFKDNVNSAREILIPLLSSLDNMGLEELNRNHSAAKKLLLRHGATFRLNDTGLKGTERILPFDPLPRIISKDDWVTLEKGLKQRLEAIDLFLDDIYNSQKIINDGIIPRELIESSEGWRPQMIGFKPPLNKWCQISGLDLIRDRKGDWHVLEDNLRCPSGVAYFLENRLVMKNIFPNLFSGRIVKPIDEYPSYLLKTLQELAIWTDTPKIVLLTPGIFNSAYFEHSYLAQEMGIQLVQGHDLVCNDDYVYLKTTSGLKRVDVIYRRIDDDFLDPLNFRKDSCLGVSGLLDVFKAGHVALANAPGTGIADDKMIYSFVPKMIKYYLDEEIIIKNVETYICHYQKDREYVLENLSKLVVKSVAEAGGYGMLIGPHSTTSEIEEFANKIKKNPRNFIAQPTLELSTVPSLCDGELYPCHVDLRPYILRGKDSWVSPGGLTRVALKKGSLVVNSSQGGGCKDTWVVGK; the protein is encoded by the coding sequence ATGAAAAATATGTTTTCAAGTTATCAGCCTAAAAATAGTTTTGATGAATACTTTAAGGATAATGTTAACTCTGCTAGAGAAATATTGATTCCACTTCTTTCATCTTTAGATAATATGGGACTTGAAGAATTAAACAGGAATCACTCTGCCGCAAAAAAATTATTACTAAGACATGGAGCAACTTTTAGATTAAACGATACTGGTTTGAAAGGTACTGAGAGAATATTACCTTTTGATCCACTTCCTAGAATAATTAGTAAAGATGATTGGGTAACGTTAGAAAAAGGTCTTAAACAAAGGCTTGAGGCAATTGATTTATTTCTAGATGATATTTACAATTCTCAAAAAATAATTAATGACGGAATAATTCCAAGAGAATTAATAGAGAGTTCAGAAGGTTGGAGACCTCAGATGATAGGTTTCAAACCTCCACTAAATAAATGGTGTCAAATTTCAGGACTTGACTTAATAAGAGATAGGAAAGGAGATTGGCATGTTCTAGAAGATAATTTAAGATGCCCTTCTGGGGTTGCTTATTTTTTAGAAAATAGATTAGTTATGAAAAACATTTTTCCTAATCTTTTCTCAGGAAGAATAGTAAAACCAATTGATGAGTATCCATCATATCTTTTAAAAACGCTTCAAGAACTTGCAATTTGGACAGATACACCCAAGATAGTTCTACTTACTCCTGGAATTTTTAATAGTGCTTATTTTGAACATAGTTATTTAGCTCAAGAAATGGGCATCCAACTAGTCCAGGGTCATGACTTAGTTTGTAATGATGATTATGTATATTTAAAAACCACCTCTGGATTAAAAAGAGTAGATGTCATTTACAGAAGGATTGATGATGATTTCTTAGATCCGCTTAATTTCAGAAAAGATTCCTGCCTTGGTGTTAGCGGATTACTTGATGTTTTTAAAGCAGGTCATGTTGCTTTAGCAAATGCACCTGGGACTGGTATCGCAGATGACAAAATGATTTATTCTTTTGTTCCAAAAATGATTAAATATTATCTTGATGAAGAAATTATTATTAAAAATGTAGAAACGTATATTTGTCATTACCAAAAGGATCGAGAATATGTTCTAGAAAATTTATCAAAACTTGTTGTTAAGTCTGTCGCAGAAGCTGGTGGTTATGGAATGTTAATTGGCCCTCACTCAACAACATCTGAAATAGAAGAATTCGCTAATAAAATTAAAAAAAATCCTAGAAATTTCATAGCACAACCAACATTAGAATTATCTACTGTGCCATCTTTATGTGATGGAGAACTATATCCATGTCATGTTGATTTAAGACCATATATCTTGAGAGGAAAAGATTCATGGGTTAGCCCTGGTGGGCTTACGAGGGTAGCATTAAAAAAAGGCTCGTTAGTAGTCAATTCTTCTCAAGGGGGAGGATGCAAAGATACATGGGTCGTAGGTAAATAA
- a CDS encoding DNA gyrase, which produces MVRYYCPYCNPKYQFQKQSSKGTLICGLCGEELVKKPFIRLNQIIALVAASSLLLPLIYTFIFLIKNQINPPNKNYQANSNLMIIIKETLS; this is translated from the coding sequence ATGGTTCGATATTATTGCCCATATTGCAATCCTAAATATCAATTTCAAAAACAATCCTCAAAAGGCACTTTGATTTGTGGCTTGTGCGGAGAGGAACTTGTAAAAAAACCATTTATTAGGTTGAACCAGATAATTGCTTTAGTTGCTGCGTCATCATTACTTCTACCATTAATATATACTTTTATTTTTTTAATTAAAAATCAAATAAATCCTCCTAATAAAAATTATCAAGCAAATAGTAATTTAATGATAATTATCAAAGAAACACTTTCATAA
- a CDS encoding PQQ-binding-like beta-propeller repeat protein — MPDIESFSPRGMFHEGWTAEVNDYAIVCGWATKGKLFIVGDVAGGIFAFEGDTGKIIWKKENTHSAGLLAMSIHPEGEIFATSGQDGNIQIYNCHEGKVIKTLDLGKAWVEHLKWSNDGLFLAAASSKKVYVFNEIGEEKWVSDDHPSTVSAIKWSNNNELATACYGRVTFFDIVNNKTNQKLEWQGSLVSMELSPDGDIVACGSQDNSVHFWRRSTGMDAEMTGYPGKPSHLSFDDSGKLLATSGSERITVWSFIGDGPEGTMPGELWHHTEPISSLAFSNKGMLVASGSRDGSVVASFLKKDGNGDPVGAAFAGDLVGALSWRPDDCALAAVNAKGVVNVWKFKVRTNSF, encoded by the coding sequence ATGCCTGATATAGAATCATTTAGCCCAAGAGGCATGTTCCACGAGGGATGGACAGCTGAAGTTAATGATTATGCCATAGTTTGTGGTTGGGCTACTAAAGGAAAGTTATTCATTGTTGGGGATGTAGCAGGAGGTATTTTTGCCTTTGAAGGAGATACTGGGAAAATTATTTGGAAAAAAGAAAATACACACTCTGCTGGTCTATTAGCAATGTCCATTCATCCAGAAGGAGAGATTTTTGCAACTTCCGGTCAAGATGGAAATATTCAAATATATAATTGTCACGAAGGTAAAGTAATTAAAACTCTCGATCTTGGCAAGGCTTGGGTAGAGCATCTTAAGTGGTCAAATGATGGCTTATTTCTTGCAGCAGCTTCTTCAAAAAAAGTATATGTTTTTAATGAAATTGGGGAAGAAAAATGGGTATCAGATGATCATCCAAGCACAGTGAGTGCAATAAAATGGTCAAATAATAATGAGCTAGCTACAGCCTGCTACGGGAGAGTAACATTCTTTGACATAGTAAATAATAAAACGAATCAAAAGCTCGAGTGGCAAGGATCATTAGTCTCAATGGAATTAAGTCCTGATGGTGATATAGTCGCTTGCGGGAGTCAAGACAATTCAGTTCATTTTTGGAGAAGATCAACCGGAATGGATGCTGAAATGACAGGATACCCAGGAAAACCCAGTCACCTTTCTTTTGACGATAGTGGAAAATTACTGGCAACTAGTGGCAGTGAAAGAATTACAGTGTGGAGCTTTATAGGTGACGGTCCCGAGGGGACTATGCCGGGAGAGCTATGGCACCATACCGAACCTATTTCTAGCCTAGCCTTTTCAAATAAAGGCATGCTTGTAGCTTCAGGATCTAGAGATGGTTCTGTTGTCGCAAGTTTTCTAAAAAAAGACGGTAATGGTGACCCAGTTGGGGCTGCATTCGCAGGCGATTTAGTGGGTGCACTTTCGTGGAGACCTGATGATTGTGCACTAGCTGCAGTTAACGCAAAAGGTGTAGTAAATGTTTGGAAATTTAAAGTTCGTACTAATTCTTTTTGA
- a CDS encoding GTP-binding protein, with the protein MSIKDKVPVTILTGFLGSGKTTLLNRILSEEHGKRIAVIENEYGEVGIDQGLVINADEEVFEMSNGCICCTVRGDLIRVLGNLMKRRDKFDYVLVETTGLADPGPVAQTFFMDEEISSEFTLDGIVTLVDAAHIDQQLGRSDESSEQVAFADVLVLNKTDLVSDDALDTLESRLRDMNRMTRIIRAENAQVPIETVLNLSAFDLDQILKRRPTFLEPEYPFEWTGVYDLAAGKYELMLEEGPDPEMSLVAFANQSESEEELKDGAESCVRLYAEKAKSLEPGNIIPFGEHINLKLEDKGNKSFILDIEKGSKIGLYTQHTAEEFNMKIIKSEDNNSKEIPFNIERFWQAEHEHDDEVTSIAIERFGDVDPEKLNTWLGRLLSEKGVDIFRTKGFISYSGNPQRIVFQGVHMLFTAQPDKEWGNEPRRNQLVFIGRNLDEKEMKEGFEKCLI; encoded by the coding sequence ATGAGCATCAAAGATAAAGTTCCAGTTACTATTCTCACTGGATTTCTAGGTTCAGGGAAAACTACATTACTTAATAGAATACTAAGTGAAGAGCACGGGAAAAGAATAGCCGTAATTGAGAATGAATACGGTGAAGTAGGGATAGATCAAGGGCTCGTAATTAATGCCGATGAAGAAGTTTTTGAGATGTCAAACGGGTGCATTTGTTGTACTGTTCGCGGTGATTTGATAAGAGTCCTTGGCAACCTTATGAAAAGAAGAGATAAGTTTGACTATGTTTTAGTAGAAACGACCGGATTAGCAGATCCTGGGCCAGTCGCGCAGACATTTTTCATGGATGAAGAAATTAGTTCTGAATTTACTCTTGATGGAATTGTAACTTTAGTTGATGCTGCTCATATTGATCAGCAGCTAGGAAGAAGTGATGAAAGTTCAGAACAAGTTGCGTTTGCAGATGTTCTTGTCCTTAATAAAACTGATTTAGTCTCTGATGATGCACTAGATACTCTTGAATCTAGATTGAGAGATATGAACCGAATGACTCGAATCATTAGAGCCGAGAATGCCCAAGTACCAATCGAAACAGTCCTAAATCTAAGTGCATTTGATCTAGATCAAATCCTTAAACGCAGACCAACATTTCTTGAACCAGAATATCCTTTTGAATGGACAGGTGTTTACGACCTTGCTGCAGGTAAATATGAATTAATGCTAGAAGAAGGTCCCGATCCAGAAATGTCATTAGTAGCTTTCGCTAATCAAAGTGAGAGTGAAGAAGAACTTAAAGATGGTGCTGAATCCTGCGTAAGACTTTATGCAGAAAAAGCTAAAAGCTTAGAACCTGGTAATATCATTCCATTTGGAGAACATATAAACCTTAAATTGGAGGATAAAGGAAATAAATCATTCATATTAGATATCGAAAAGGGATCAAAGATAGGTTTATATACACAGCACACTGCTGAAGAATTCAATATGAAAATCATTAAAAGTGAAGACAATAATTCAAAAGAGATCCCATTTAATATTGAAAGATTCTGGCAAGCCGAGCACGAGCATGATGATGAAGTAACGTCCATTGCAATTGAACGATTTGGAGATGTTGATCCAGAAAAACTTAATACTTGGTTGGGCAGACTTCTTTCTGAAAAAGGGGTGGATATATTTAGAACTAAAGGCTTCATTAGCTACTCAGGCAACCCACAGAGAATAGTTTTCCAAGGGGTACATATGTTATTTACAGCGCAACCTGATAAGGAATGGGGTAACGAACCTCGTAGAAACCAACTTGTTTTTATAGGTAGAAATTTGGACGAGAAAGAGATGAAAGAAGGTTTTGAAAAATGCCTGATATAG